One region of Flavobacterium sp. GSB-24 genomic DNA includes:
- the fabG gene encoding 3-oxoacyl-ACP reductase FabG yields the protein MKCVLVTGGSRGIGSAICKKLAVESDYHILINYHSNQTAAEETLQEIQKLGATGEILGFDVSNFEQVQNVLTQWQEANPEKLVEAIVNNAGITKDGLFMWMTPEDWNGVLNTSVNGFFNVTQFFIQKMLRNKYGRIVNMVSVSGVKGTAGQTNYSAAKGAIVAATKALAQEVAKRNITVNAVAPGFIRTDMTSELDEKELLKLIPVNRFGEAEEVADLVSFLISKKASYITGEIININGGIYS from the coding sequence ATGAAGTGTGTATTAGTAACAGGCGGTTCGCGAGGAATCGGAAGTGCTATTTGTAAAAAACTAGCCGTAGAATCTGATTATCATATTCTGATTAACTATCATTCGAATCAAACAGCTGCCGAAGAAACATTACAAGAAATACAAAAATTAGGCGCAACAGGAGAAATTTTAGGTTTCGATGTTTCTAATTTTGAACAAGTACAAAACGTTTTAACGCAATGGCAGGAAGCAAATCCTGAAAAATTAGTTGAAGCAATTGTAAACAATGCCGGAATTACAAAAGACGGGCTTTTTATGTGGATGACTCCCGAAGACTGGAACGGCGTTTTGAATACAAGTGTAAACGGTTTCTTTAATGTGACACAATTTTTTATTCAAAAAATGCTACGCAATAAATATGGCCGAATTGTAAATATGGTTTCGGTTTCTGGAGTAAAAGGAACTGCGGGACAAACCAATTATTCGGCAGCAAAAGGCGCAATTGTAGCAGCAACAAAAGCTTTGGCTCAAGAAGTGGCAAAAAGAAATATTACAGTAAATGCTGTTGCCCCTGGTTTTATCAGAACTGATATGACAAGTGAGCTGGATGAAAAAGAATTATTAAAGCTGATTCCGGTAAATCGTTTTGGAGAAGCCGAAGAAGTTGCAGATTTGGTAAGCTTTTTGATTTCTAAAAAAGCAAGCTATATTACTGGAGAAATTATCAATATAAACGGCGGAATATATTCTTAA